In Thermococcus zilligii AN1, a genomic segment contains:
- a CDS encoding class I SAM-dependent methyltransferase, whose product MSHYYSEEPSTPLKTKTIEVCLRGQCFKFITASGVFSFGKLDRGTELLIESMVLNDNWRVLDLGCGYGAIGIVASRFVDHVVMTDVNRRAVAIAKKNLKINGVRNAEVRWGNLYEPVRGEKFDAIITNPPVHAGKDILREIVINAPRHLNDGGLLQLVVRTKQGANYIKALLEESFTEVRELAKGSGYRVYAGIA is encoded by the coding sequence ATGAGCCACTACTACTCAGAAGAGCCGAGCACGCCGTTGAAGACCAAAACGATAGAGGTCTGCCTCAGGGGGCAGTGCTTCAAGTTCATCACCGCCAGTGGGGTCTTCTCCTTCGGGAAGCTCGACAGGGGGACGGAACTGCTCATAGAGAGCATGGTGCTCAACGATAACTGGCGCGTCCTCGATCTGGGCTGCGGCTACGGTGCGATTGGAATAGTGGCCTCCCGCTTCGTTGATCACGTGGTGATGACCGATGTTAACAGGCGGGCAGTTGCCATAGCGAAGAAAAACTTAAAAATCAACGGCGTTAGAAACGCCGAGGTTAGGTGGGGGAACCTTTACGAGCCCGTTAGGGGGGAGAAGTTCGACGCTATCATTACAAACCCCCCGGTTCACGCTGGCAAGGACATCCTGAGGGAAATAGTTATAAACGCTCCCAGGCATCTCAACGACGGGGGGTTGCTGCAGCTGGTCGTCCGCACAAAGCAGGGCGCAAACTATATTAAGGCCCTGCTGGAGGAGAGCTTTACCGAAGTGAGAGAGCTGGCTAAGGGGTCTGGCTATCGCGTGTATGCCGGGATCGCCTAG
- a CDS encoding 30S ribosomal protein S13 → MTENFRHIVRVAGVDLNGNKQLRWALTGIRGIGINFATMVLRVAGIDPFMKAGYLTDQQVKLIEKILEDPVAHGIPAWAVNRPKDYETGKDMHLITAKLAMAWREDINRLKRIRAYRGIRHELGLPVRGQRTRSNFRHGTTVGVSRKKK, encoded by the coding sequence ATGACCGAGAACTTCAGGCACATAGTCCGCGTTGCGGGCGTTGATCTGAACGGAAACAAACAGCTTAGGTGGGCACTGACTGGCATAAGGGGAATAGGGATAAACTTTGCCACGATGGTGCTGAGAGTTGCAGGCATAGACCCGTTCATGAAGGCAGGCTACCTCACCGACCAGCAGGTCAAGCTGATAGAGAAAATCCTCGAGGATCCTGTTGCCCACGGAATCCCCGCGTGGGCAGTGAACAGGCCGAAGGACTACGAGACGGGTAAGGACATGCACCTCATCACCGCCAAGCTTGCCATGGCCTGGCGTGAGGACATCAACAGGCTGAAGAGGATAAGGGCCTACCGCGGCATCAGGCACGAGCTTGGTCTCCCGGTCAGGGGCCAGAGAACGAGGTCGAACTTCAGGCATGGAACTACCGTTGGTGTTAGCAGGAAGAAGAAGTGA